One Bacteroidota bacterium genomic window carries:
- a CDS encoding energy transducer TonB — protein sequence MKSKKNIQSNLEKKRFLYFEIGILVSLSLLLLAFETGSRNLTAESLEIANYNEKIIEEIMPVTRPEQPKLLPPIMPKEIIIIKDTEAELDDPNIDWNPEIDPNAALLDYKFPDETKEIDDIPFVNVQKMPRYHKGDQSAFQKHLQKLVIYPEEAQNANIKGRVYLEFVVDENGRIIMEKVIKSPHPSLSEAVLEALKKTDPWQPGEQRDKKVKVRFTIPINFTLNN from the coding sequence ATGAAAAGCAAGAAAAACATTCAATCCAACCTGGAGAAAAAACGATTTCTATATTTCGAAATCGGAATCCTAGTAAGTCTATCGCTATTGCTTCTGGCCTTCGAAACTGGAAGCAGGAACCTCACAGCTGAGAGCCTGGAAATTGCAAACTACAACGAAAAAATTATTGAAGAAATAATGCCTGTTACACGGCCAGAGCAACCCAAGCTACTTCCGCCAATCATGCCAAAGGAAATTATTATTATAAAAGATACTGAGGCTGAGCTTGATGACCCAAATATTGATTGGAACCCGGAAATTGATCCGAATGCTGCCTTGCTCGACTATAAATTCCCTGATGAAACAAAGGAAATTGACGATATCCCATTCGTAAATGTGCAAAAAATGCCACGCTATCACAAAGGCGATCAATCGGCTTTTCAGAAGCATCTGCAAAAACTGGTTATTTATCCCGAAGAAGCGCAGAATGCAAACATTAAGGGGCGTGTATACCTCGAATTTGTGGTAGATGAAAATGGCCGAATTATCATGGAAAAGGTGATAAAAAGCCCTCACCCCTCTTTGTCTGAGGCTGTGCTTGAAGCCCTCAAAAAAACAGACCCCTGGCAACCAGGTGAGCAAAGGGATAAAAAAGTGAAAGTCCGGTTCACCATACCCATCAACTTTACCTTAAACAACTAA